A region of Subtercola boreus DNA encodes the following proteins:
- a CDS encoding aldehyde dehydrogenase family protein: MVDQKSEERAAETDEGVGGDPRGDRSAGRDGLGSDDPGADGFKADDLEADGLAADDDRDGVNDLGADDPGAGDLGAGDPSADGLGAGAVALVRRWLNESSTPGDTPGDAPARGAAGETGSGPDSAATRLLHVVREPAGLAFVTAFVDGVVRPEDNAVAARNLERLSALTPELFPARLRSAIRVGSTVGEALPWAVVPTSKRVLRRMVGHLVADATPSRLAETIARLTADGSRLNLTQLGEPVLGGAGAASRRDGIRELLVRGNVDRVMFAVPDVAASPSPWAFEEAVERVAEALLPVYELALAGGGAGSAPKMITLDVRRPTDLDLTIAVLQSILSRPQLLSLEAGITLPAGSPEAPAALERLMEWARVRVDAGGAPLTVRIVAGPGLLGLVDAALTPERTESVRVVVAGQNLFDAAYAWLLAAQRGVSDRLAVELQLGVSPGVAAAVRREVGGLVITAPIVAPRDFPVVAADLVKRLGEDARDENLLAEGFDPATDQPVFVRERDRFLASLGESGRPDAGGGLDGAAGSAAHDGLAGADGLAAVDGLAGADGLAAVAPDAASDATSTRAPRRGLDPAVPADRDRAREILARVEGSRLGSETIAAARIFAPATLDALLERAAVAGAQWGAAPAETRSAALRHAGLALEAGRDRLVEVLASEVGTILGEGDSEVSEAVDGAVRFAAAASGLEQVDGARFVPPALIVVRPAAPTPLADAAEGVFSALAAGAAVVLSPPPEVRRASAVFCEVLWEAGIPREVLLLVDLAERAAEGGHPDAAADLATDPAVALPAPAAADAAAADDDDADADDATTDDAATDHDDAHSVAPEPARPVGLTRQLLTDPRVDRVVLTGTYETAELLRSWRPDLPLLASTVGRNAIVVTPSADFDLAVADIVASAFGRAGQGRAAVSLVILVGSAAKSSRFTRQLVDAVTSLKVGAAGDAASEVGPLIHPAEGRVSDALTKLDDDDHRIVEPRQSGDQGLLWSPGVRSGVTAGSPFHLGAPSGPVLGVMQASTLDEALALQNSSDFGWSAGLHSLDPIEVEAWLAGVEAGNLFVNGALAGGASGRHAVGGWKRSSVGPAAQGSGASGDESSAGTGALFRLGTWTTEPGTESTDLTLGALDPKVRELIESATAGLDWRQFDMVRRSALNDEEAWGAVFAARDLGGAPDLGEAPDSGGTRTVLRHRPVPVVVRLSEGEPFDALVRVLAAGTRARASLGLSTALKLPRPLRALLKERRVRVFVENDAAWLERAAKVGDGASRIRMIGGDPRALAEALGGSPDVTVYAGDVTRAGRIELLPFLAPQVVTVAARRFGGASPVAAVRIG; the protein is encoded by the coding sequence ATGGTCGACCAGAAGTCCGAGGAACGCGCGGCCGAGACGGACGAGGGAGTCGGCGGCGACCCCCGGGGCGACCGGTCCGCCGGGCGGGATGGCCTCGGTTCTGATGACCCCGGTGCTGATGGCTTCAAGGCTGATGACCTCGAAGCTGATGGCCTCGCCGCCGACGACGATCGTGACGGCGTCAATGACCTCGGGGCCGATGACCCCGGTGCCGGTGACCTTGGTGCCGGTGACCCCAGTGCTGACGGCCTCGGTGCCGGTGCCGTCGCACTGGTGCGTCGCTGGCTGAACGAGAGCAGCACCCCCGGTGACACTCCAGGCGACGCGCCCGCACGCGGGGCCGCGGGCGAGACGGGTTCCGGCCCCGATTCTGCGGCGACGCGCCTTCTGCACGTCGTGCGCGAACCCGCCGGGCTTGCCTTCGTGACCGCGTTCGTCGACGGCGTCGTGCGCCCCGAAGACAACGCGGTCGCCGCGAGGAACCTCGAGCGGCTCAGCGCGCTCACACCCGAGTTGTTCCCCGCGCGACTGCGGTCGGCCATCCGGGTCGGAAGCACCGTCGGAGAGGCGCTGCCCTGGGCCGTCGTGCCGACGTCGAAACGGGTGCTGCGCCGGATGGTCGGGCACCTCGTCGCCGACGCGACCCCGTCGCGGCTGGCCGAGACGATCGCACGTCTCACCGCTGACGGCTCCCGCCTGAACCTGACCCAGCTGGGCGAACCCGTGCTCGGCGGGGCGGGGGCGGCGAGCCGCCGGGACGGCATCCGCGAGCTGCTGGTGCGCGGCAACGTCGACCGCGTCATGTTCGCGGTTCCGGATGTCGCGGCCTCCCCCTCGCCCTGGGCCTTCGAAGAGGCGGTCGAGCGTGTCGCCGAAGCGCTCCTGCCGGTCTACGAGCTGGCGCTGGCCGGCGGTGGGGCGGGCTCAGCGCCGAAGATGATCACGCTCGATGTGCGCAGGCCCACAGACCTCGACCTGACGATCGCCGTGCTGCAGAGCATCCTCTCCCGACCGCAGTTGCTGTCGCTGGAGGCCGGCATCACGCTGCCAGCGGGCTCACCCGAAGCGCCTGCCGCGCTGGAACGACTGATGGAGTGGGCGCGGGTGCGCGTCGACGCCGGCGGAGCTCCGCTCACGGTGCGAATTGTGGCGGGGCCCGGACTCCTCGGGCTGGTGGATGCCGCGCTGACCCCGGAGCGCACCGAGTCCGTGCGCGTGGTCGTGGCGGGCCAGAACCTGTTCGATGCGGCATACGCGTGGCTTCTGGCCGCACAGCGGGGGGTCTCCGATCGCCTGGCCGTCGAACTGCAGCTCGGGGTGTCGCCCGGCGTGGCCGCTGCCGTGCGCCGGGAGGTCGGCGGGCTCGTGATCACTGCGCCGATCGTGGCTCCCCGGGACTTCCCGGTCGTCGCGGCCGATCTTGTGAAGCGCCTCGGTGAGGACGCCCGGGACGAGAACCTCCTCGCGGAGGGCTTCGACCCGGCCACGGACCAGCCGGTGTTCGTGCGGGAGCGGGACCGGTTCCTCGCTTCGCTCGGCGAATCGGGCAGGCCCGACGCAGGTGGCGGTCTGGATGGCGCTGCGGGGTCGGCAGCGCACGACGGGCTGGCTGGGGCCGACGGGCTGGCTGCTGTCGACGGGCTGGCTGGGGCCGACGGGCTGGCTGCTGTCGCGCCCGACGCAGCATCCGACGCCACCTCGACTCGTGCTCCTCGGCGCGGGCTCGACCCGGCGGTGCCGGCTGACCGCGATCGCGCCCGCGAGATCCTGGCGCGTGTCGAGGGCTCGCGGCTCGGCAGCGAGACGATAGCCGCCGCCCGGATCTTCGCACCGGCGACGCTCGACGCTCTCCTCGAGCGAGCCGCCGTGGCGGGCGCGCAGTGGGGCGCAGCACCGGCTGAGACGCGTTCCGCAGCACTCCGGCACGCGGGCCTCGCGCTCGAAGCGGGCCGCGATCGCCTGGTCGAGGTGTTGGCGAGCGAGGTCGGCACGATCCTCGGCGAGGGTGATTCCGAGGTCAGCGAGGCAGTCGACGGAGCGGTTCGGTTCGCGGCGGCCGCCAGCGGACTCGAACAGGTGGACGGGGCGCGCTTCGTCCCGCCGGCCCTGATCGTCGTCCGTCCGGCGGCACCCACGCCTCTCGCCGATGCGGCGGAAGGCGTGTTCTCCGCGCTCGCGGCGGGCGCGGCCGTCGTGCTCTCGCCACCGCCCGAGGTTCGCCGAGCATCCGCGGTGTTCTGCGAGGTGCTCTGGGAGGCGGGGATCCCACGGGAGGTGCTGCTGCTGGTCGACCTCGCCGAGCGCGCGGCCGAGGGCGGGCATCCGGATGCCGCGGCCGACCTCGCGACGGACCCGGCCGTCGCCCTCCCCGCCCCGGCCGCCGCAGACGCCGCCGCCGCAGACGACGACGACGCCGACGCAGACGACGCCACCACCGACGACGCCGCCACCGACCACGACGACGCCCATTCGGTCGCCCCCGAGCCCGCCCGCCCTGTCGGCCTCACGCGCCAGCTCCTCACCGACCCGCGCGTCGATCGCGTTGTGCTCACGGGCACGTACGAGACGGCGGAACTCCTCCGCTCGTGGCGCCCCGACCTGCCGCTGCTCGCCTCCACGGTCGGCCGGAATGCCATCGTCGTGACCCCGAGCGCGGATTTCGACCTCGCCGTCGCCGACATCGTGGCGAGCGCTTTCGGTCGCGCCGGCCAGGGCCGCGCTGCGGTGAGCCTGGTCATCCTGGTGGGGTCGGCGGCGAAGTCCAGCCGGTTCACGCGCCAGCTCGTCGACGCCGTGACCTCGCTGAAGGTCGGGGCGGCGGGGGATGCGGCGAGCGAGGTCGGTCCGCTCATCCACCCCGCCGAAGGGCGAGTGTCGGATGCCCTCACGAAGCTCGACGACGACGACCATAGGATCGTCGAACCTAGGCAGTCGGGCGATCAGGGACTCCTGTGGTCGCCGGGCGTGCGGTCGGGTGTGACGGCCGGCTCGCCGTTCCACCTCGGAGCGCCATCGGGGCCGGTGCTCGGAGTGATGCAGGCGTCAACGCTCGACGAGGCGCTCGCGCTGCAGAACAGCAGCGACTTCGGGTGGAGCGCAGGGCTCCATTCTCTCGATCCGATCGAGGTCGAGGCGTGGCTCGCCGGCGTCGAGGCGGGGAACCTGTTCGTGAACGGCGCCCTGGCGGGAGGTGCCAGCGGCCGGCATGCCGTCGGCGGTTGGAAGCGGTCATCCGTCGGCCCGGCTGCGCAGGGCAGCGGAGCATCTGGCGACGAGAGCTCGGCCGGCACCGGCGCCCTCTTCCGCCTCGGAACCTGGACCACCGAACCCGGAACCGAGAGCACCGACCTGACGCTCGGCGCTCTCGACCCGAAAGTGCGGGAGCTCATCGAATCGGCGACAGCCGGGCTCGACTGGCGGCAGTTCGACATGGTGCGGCGCTCAGCGCTCAATGACGAGGAGGCGTGGGGCGCGGTGTTCGCGGCGCGCGACCTCGGCGGTGCACCCGACCTCGGCGAGGCGCCCGACTCCGGCGGCACGCGCACAGTGCTCCGCCACCGCCCGGTTCCCGTCGTGGTGCGGCTCTCCGAGGGTGAGCCGTTCGATGCCCTCGTGCGGGTTCTCGCCGCGGGAACGCGGGCCCGGGCATCCCTCGGCCTCAGCACAGCACTGAAGTTGCCGCGTCCGCTCCGCGCACTGTTGAAGGAGCGGCGGGTGCGCGTCTTCGTCGAGAACGACGCGGCGTGGCTCGAACGGGCGGCGAAGGTGGGCGACGGTGCGTCCCGGATTCGGATGATCGGGGGCGATCCACGCGCCCTGGCCGAAGCCCTCGGCGGTTCGCCCGACGTGACGGTCTACGCGGGAGACGTCACACGGGCGGGCCGCATCGAGCTGCTGCCGTTCCTCGCGCCGCAGGTGGTGACGGTGGCGGCGCGGCGGTTCGGCGGAGCCAGCCCCGTCGCGGCTGTGCGGATCGGCTGA
- a CDS encoding DNA-3-methyladenine glycosylase family protein produces the protein MDALLADPRPLTSAYAPARPVNLRQTVGPLLRGQQEPTMRFTPNGFWRVIRTPEGTATLHAETRSGDGQVHATAWGAGAEWVLDALPELLGAGDDWSGLDLSRVPPLAEVRRQHPGLWLTSTALVFESLVPTILEQKVTTIEARRAWRYLVGKYGEIPPGPAPEGMRVQPSPRQWALIPSWEWHRAGVGPNRSRAVLAAAAVAAGLDRLAQRAGAGGTGAVDVSGERGGLAGEAAGVSARPARTHEGVLEKLQTVHGVGAWTAAETSQRSHGHPDAVSVGDFHLAAHVGWVLIGEPVDDDGMLELLEPWRGHRQRVVRLILASGVPKPKFGPRATIQDHRWH, from the coding sequence ATGGATGCTCTGCTCGCCGATCCCCGGCCCCTCACCAGCGCGTACGCGCCCGCGCGCCCGGTGAACCTCCGCCAGACGGTCGGGCCGCTGCTGCGCGGCCAGCAGGAGCCGACGATGCGGTTCACTCCGAACGGGTTCTGGCGAGTCATCCGCACGCCCGAGGGCACCGCGACCCTGCATGCCGAGACGCGTTCGGGCGACGGGCAGGTGCACGCGACCGCGTGGGGCGCCGGGGCCGAGTGGGTTCTGGATGCTCTCCCCGAGCTCCTCGGAGCCGGCGACGACTGGAGCGGGCTCGACCTGTCGCGGGTTCCGCCGTTGGCTGAGGTGCGGCGGCAGCATCCGGGACTCTGGCTCACCTCGACGGCGCTTGTCTTCGAGTCGCTCGTGCCGACCATCCTGGAGCAGAAGGTCACCACGATCGAGGCCCGCCGCGCGTGGCGCTATCTGGTGGGCAAGTACGGTGAAATCCCGCCGGGCCCTGCACCGGAGGGGATGCGGGTGCAGCCGAGCCCCCGGCAGTGGGCACTGATCCCGTCGTGGGAGTGGCACCGGGCCGGCGTCGGCCCGAACCGGTCGCGCGCTGTGCTGGCGGCGGCCGCGGTGGCGGCGGGCCTCGACCGGTTGGCGCAGAGGGCGGGTGCGGGTGGCACCGGTGCAGTCGACGTGTCGGGGGAGCGCGGTGGGCTGGCCGGCGAGGCGGCGGGCGTGAGTGCGCGCCCCGCTCGCACGCACGAGGGCGTGCTCGAGAAGCTGCAGACCGTGCACGGCGTCGGCGCGTGGACGGCCGCGGAGACGAGCCAGCGCTCCCACGGGCATCCGGATGCCGTGAGCGTCGGCGACTTCCACCTCGCCGCCCACGTCGGCTGGGTTCTCATCGGCGAACCGGTCGACGACGACGGGATGCTCGAACTGCTGGAACCGTGGCGCGGGCACCGGCAGCGCGTGGTGCGCCTGATCCTCGCCAGCGGGGTTCCGAAACCGAAGTTCGGGCCGCGCGCCACCATCCAGGATCACCGCTGGCACTAG
- a CDS encoding 3-deoxy-7-phosphoheptulonate synthase: MSTTEDLRVTRFSPLPTPLALRTELPLTPAQSGLVSSSRAEIEAILRGEDPRLLVVVGPCSVHDPDAALEYARRLAPIAASVADSMLIVMRVYFEKPRSTGGWKGLINDPYLDGTHRVADGLRIARLLLRDILDLGLPVGCEFLEPTSPQYIADAVSWGAIGARTTESQIHRQLASGLSMPVGFKNATDGDVQVAVDGCVSSAQPHVFFGIDELGMAAAVETTGNTAGHVILRGGRGGPNSSSASVAAATALLARAGLPPRVIVDASHANSGKDHVRQVAVVRELAAQVLAGDAISGIMMESFLVAGSQKLEPGADASSLVFGQSITDACIDWATTAVLLAELAAAASTRISSRVASLSA, encoded by the coding sequence ATGAGCACCACCGAAGACCTCCGCGTCACCCGCTTCTCTCCGCTGCCGACACCGCTGGCGCTCCGCACCGAACTGCCGCTCACACCGGCGCAGTCCGGGCTCGTGTCGTCGTCGCGCGCCGAGATCGAAGCCATCCTGCGTGGAGAGGACCCGCGGCTGCTGGTGGTGGTCGGGCCGTGCTCCGTGCACGATCCGGATGCCGCACTCGAGTACGCGCGCCGGCTCGCCCCGATCGCCGCCTCCGTCGCGGACTCGATGCTGATCGTGATGCGGGTGTACTTCGAGAAGCCTCGATCCACGGGCGGATGGAAGGGTCTCATCAACGATCCGTACCTGGATGGAACGCACCGGGTGGCGGACGGGCTCCGCATTGCGCGGTTGCTGCTCCGCGACATCCTCGACCTCGGGCTGCCCGTGGGGTGCGAGTTCCTCGAGCCGACCAGCCCGCAGTACATCGCGGACGCGGTGAGCTGGGGCGCGATCGGAGCCCGCACGACGGAGAGCCAGATCCACCGCCAGCTGGCCTCGGGCCTGTCGATGCCGGTCGGTTTCAAGAACGCCACCGACGGGGATGTGCAGGTGGCGGTCGACGGGTGCGTGTCGTCGGCGCAGCCGCACGTCTTCTTCGGCATCGACGAGCTCGGGATGGCTGCCGCCGTCGAGACGACGGGCAACACTGCGGGGCACGTCATCCTGCGGGGTGGGCGCGGAGGCCCGAACTCGTCGTCGGCTTCCGTTGCGGCGGCGACCGCGCTGCTCGCTCGGGCCGGGTTGCCGCCCCGCGTGATCGTGGACGCCAGCCACGCCAACAGCGGCAAGGACCACGTGCGCCAGGTAGCGGTGGTGCGCGAGCTCGCCGCGCAGGTTCTCGCGGGCGATGCGATCTCGGGGATCATGATGGAGAGCTTCCTCGTTGCGGGGTCGCAGAAGCTCGAGCCGGGTGCGGATGCGTCGTCGCTCGTCTTCGGCCAGAGCATCACTGACGCGTGCATCGACTGGGCCACCACGGCGGTGCTCCTCGCGGAACTCGCGGCTGCGGCATCCACCCGCATCTCGTCGCGTGTCGCCTCCCTCTCCGCGTGA
- a CDS encoding phytoene desaturase family protein, translated as MNEHPEPAVGDAAADASAIAADAVDAAVDVAIVGGGHNGLVAAAYLARAGLAVTVLERLPEVGGAAVSASPFEGVDARLSRYSYLVSLLPRRIIDDLGLDITLVRRRFSSYTPVPGSDRGLLVDTADVEATTASFAAIGAARDAALFLEFYDHCAALARELWPTMTEPLRRRSELRAQVVDAGAPHVWEAMVEHPIGELIEAHIQNDTVRGVMLTDALIGTFARAHDADLAQNICFLYHLIGGGTGDWDVPVGGMGAVTAALHTAALDAGATVVRNAEVTALTPDGVVTYRAAAAPAAPAPAGAPATATLAAAAAPAGPTRTLRATTVLANVAPAVLTRLLAAATTPTAQRSPATPAPFDRSKGPELLERGADGAVGVLSTDPIAAAGAAWAERGPEGAQAKVNLLLSRLPRLRDETVTPEAAFGGTFHINEGYRQLDDAWLAADGGALPDPLPAEIYCHSLTDPSILSPELQAAGAQTLTVFALHVPHRLVTEATNDTFRAEVQAAVLASLNSVLAEPIEDCLMLDAAGEPCIETKTTLDLEHALRIPGGNIFHGPLSWPWADDDEPLDTPAERWGVATEHRRILLCGSGSRRGGAVSGLGGHSAAMAVLEALGLQLPGAE; from the coding sequence ATGAACGAGCATCCGGAACCCGCCGTCGGCGACGCCGCGGCTGACGCCAGCGCGATCGCCGCAGATGCCGTCGACGCGGCCGTCGACGTCGCGATCGTCGGCGGCGGCCACAACGGTCTCGTCGCCGCGGCCTACCTCGCCCGCGCGGGCCTGGCCGTCACCGTGCTCGAACGCCTGCCCGAGGTGGGCGGCGCGGCCGTTTCGGCGTCGCCGTTCGAGGGAGTGGATGCCCGGCTCTCCCGCTACTCGTACCTCGTGAGCCTGCTCCCCCGGAGGATCATCGACGACCTCGGCCTCGACATCACCCTGGTCAGGCGCCGTTTCTCGTCGTACACGCCCGTTCCGGGGTCGGATCGCGGCCTCCTCGTCGACACCGCCGACGTGGAGGCGACCACCGCCTCGTTCGCCGCGATCGGCGCGGCTCGGGACGCCGCCCTCTTCCTCGAGTTCTACGATCACTGCGCTGCCCTCGCCCGCGAACTCTGGCCCACGATGACCGAGCCGCTCCGCCGCCGCTCGGAGCTTCGGGCGCAGGTCGTCGACGCCGGCGCACCGCACGTCTGGGAGGCGATGGTCGAGCATCCGATCGGCGAACTCATCGAGGCGCACATCCAGAACGACACCGTGCGCGGGGTGATGCTGACCGACGCTCTGATCGGCACTTTCGCGCGCGCACACGACGCGGATCTCGCCCAGAACATCTGCTTCCTCTACCACCTCATCGGCGGCGGAACCGGCGACTGGGACGTGCCGGTCGGCGGCATGGGCGCGGTCACGGCGGCGCTCCACACGGCGGCTCTGGATGCCGGAGCCACCGTCGTGCGGAACGCCGAGGTCACCGCGCTGACGCCCGACGGCGTGGTGACGTACCGCGCCGCGGCGGCCCCCGCTGCGCCCGCGCCCGCTGGCGCGCCCGCGACCGCCACCCTCGCCGCCGCCGCGGCTCCAGCCGGCCCGACCCGCACCCTCCGCGCCACCACCGTGCTCGCCAACGTCGCGCCCGCCGTGCTGACCCGCCTGCTCGCCGCGGCGACTACCCCCACTGCGCAGAGGTCCCCCGCCACCCCCGCCCCATTTGATCGATCGAAAGGACCCGAACTGCTCGAAAGGGGCGCCGATGGAGCAGTTGGCGTCCTTTCGACCGATCCAATCGCGGCGGCGGGTGCGGCGTGGGCGGAGCGCGGGCCGGAGGGCGCGCAGGCCAAGGTGAACCTGCTGCTCTCGCGCCTCCCGCGGCTCCGCGACGAGACCGTCACGCCCGAGGCCGCGTTCGGCGGCACCTTCCACATCAACGAGGGCTACCGGCAGCTCGACGACGCCTGGCTCGCGGCCGACGGCGGCGCCCTACCCGATCCGCTGCCCGCCGAGATCTACTGCCATTCGCTCACCGATCCGAGCATCCTGTCGCCGGAACTGCAGGCCGCCGGCGCCCAGACCCTCACGGTGTTCGCGTTGCACGTCCCGCACCGGCTGGTCACCGAGGCCACGAACGACACCTTCCGCGCTGAGGTGCAGGCCGCCGTTCTAGCCTCGCTCAACAGCGTTCTGGCCGAGCCGATCGAAGACTGCCTGATGCTGGATGCCGCGGGCGAACCGTGCATCGAGACCAAAACCACGCTCGACCTCGAGCACGCGTTGCGGATACCCGGGGGAAACATCTTCCACGGCCCGCTCTCGTGGCCGTGGGCCGACGACGACGAACCGCTCGACACGCCCGCCGAGCGGTGGGGCGTCGCGACGGAACACCGTCGTATCCTTCTCTGCGGCTCCGGTTCGCGCCGGGGCGGAGCGGTGAGCGGGCTCGGCGGGCACAGTGCCGCCATGGCCGTGCTCGAAGCGCTCGGCCTGCAGCTTCCCGGCGCAGAATGA
- a CDS encoding magnesium and cobalt transport protein CorA — MTITDNAVYVDGQRKVDPKTLDETFEVMRAAGGVAWIDLSHPDRKELEAVADELGLHHLAVEDALTGHQRAKLERYGETLFVVLRPAHYLDDVEKVKFGEVHVFMGQDFLVSVNHSDFPEIAAVRKRLEEHPQLLAEGPHTILYGILDLIVDEYAPVLAGLENDIDEIEDQLFNGDRAVSKRIYDLLREVIAFQRATRPLEDMVSRLVDGLQGEAELEIKRHYRDVADHVVRITERTDSFRSLLENALTVHSTLIAERQNDEMTRMTETSLAQGEQVKKISSWAAVLFAPTLVAAIYGMNFANMPELKWPLGYPLALGLMLGSGVALYFAFKKRGWL, encoded by the coding sequence GTGACCATCACAGACAACGCGGTGTACGTCGACGGACAGCGGAAGGTCGACCCGAAGACCCTCGATGAGACGTTCGAGGTGATGCGTGCCGCCGGCGGCGTGGCGTGGATTGACCTGAGCCACCCCGACAGGAAGGAGCTCGAGGCCGTCGCCGACGAGCTGGGCCTGCACCATCTCGCGGTCGAGGATGCCCTCACCGGCCACCAGCGCGCCAAACTCGAACGGTACGGCGAGACGCTGTTCGTCGTGCTGCGGCCCGCGCACTACCTCGACGATGTCGAGAAGGTGAAGTTCGGCGAAGTGCACGTGTTCATGGGGCAGGACTTCCTCGTGTCGGTGAACCACTCCGACTTTCCCGAGATCGCGGCGGTGCGGAAGCGGTTGGAGGAGCATCCGCAGCTGCTCGCTGAGGGTCCGCACACGATCCTGTACGGCATCCTCGACCTCATCGTCGACGAGTACGCGCCCGTTCTGGCGGGGCTCGAGAACGACATCGACGAGATCGAAGACCAGCTGTTCAACGGCGACCGCGCGGTCTCGAAGCGCATCTACGACCTGCTGCGCGAGGTGATCGCCTTCCAGCGCGCGACACGCCCGCTCGAGGACATGGTGTCCCGTCTCGTCGACGGCCTGCAGGGCGAGGCCGAGCTGGAGATCAAACGTCACTACCGGGACGTGGCCGACCATGTGGTGCGCATCACCGAGCGAACGGATTCCTTCCGATCGCTGCTCGAGAACGCGCTCACCGTGCATTCGACCCTGATCGCCGAACGGCAGAACGACGAGATGACGCGGATGACCGAGACCAGCCTCGCGCAGGGCGAACAGGTCAAGAAGATCTCGTCGTGGGCGGCCGTGCTGTTCGCGCCGACCCTGGTGGCGGCGATCTACGGGATGAACTTCGCCAACATGCCCGAGCTCAAGTGGCCTCTCGGCTATCCGTTGGCGCTGGGGCTGATGCTCGGGTCTGGGGTGGCGCTGTATTTCGCGTTCAAGAAGCGCGGGTGGCTGTGA
- the sigJ gene encoding RNA polymerase sigma factor SigJ: MIGDNDADAAERRQLASLAYRMLGTVADAEDAVQETYLRWYRLPASERDAVANRAAWLTRAAGRVCLDALGTARARRERYVGEWLPEPLPAFAGGGASGAVRAANGSGDPLEEAALDESVSTALLVVLEMMTPAERVVFVLHDVFAVPFADIAEVVGRSAAAVRQLAVSARRRVSEDRRGEVSPRQHAEVARAFGAAARGGDIATLMTLLDPDVVVRSDSGGFVSAARHPVRGASNVARFLLGVLRKNPGAVVEERLTADGLGYVTVVSGRVTGVATLAVRAGRIVDVWMVLNPEKLTSWN, from the coding sequence ATGATCGGCGACAACGACGCTGACGCTGCTGAACGACGCCAGTTGGCCTCACTCGCCTACCGGATGCTCGGAACCGTGGCCGATGCGGAAGACGCCGTGCAGGAGACCTACCTGCGCTGGTACCGGCTGCCGGCGTCCGAACGTGACGCCGTCGCCAATCGGGCCGCCTGGCTGACCAGGGCCGCGGGACGAGTCTGCCTCGATGCGCTCGGCACGGCGCGGGCACGCCGGGAGCGGTACGTCGGTGAGTGGCTGCCGGAACCCCTGCCGGCCTTTGCGGGCGGGGGAGCATCCGGAGCCGTGCGCGCCGCGAACGGGAGCGGCGACCCGCTCGAGGAGGCCGCGCTCGACGAGAGCGTCAGCACGGCGCTGCTCGTAGTGCTCGAGATGATGACTCCCGCCGAGCGGGTGGTCTTCGTTCTGCACGACGTGTTCGCGGTGCCGTTCGCCGACATCGCCGAGGTCGTCGGGCGGTCAGCCGCGGCTGTGCGGCAGCTGGCGGTCTCTGCACGGCGCCGCGTCAGCGAGGATCGCCGCGGCGAGGTCAGCCCTCGCCAGCACGCCGAGGTGGCCCGGGCGTTCGGTGCGGCGGCGCGTGGCGGAGACATCGCGACGCTGATGACCCTCCTCGACCCCGATGTGGTCGTGCGATCCGACAGTGGCGGGTTCGTCAGCGCTGCCCGGCACCCCGTGCGCGGCGCATCGAACGTTGCACGCTTCCTGCTGGGTGTGCTGAGGAAGAACCCGGGGGCGGTCGTCGAGGAACGACTGACGGCCGACGGCCTCGGCTATGTGACCGTCGTCAGCGGCCGGGTGACAGGCGTGGCGACGCTGGCGGTGCGCGCCGGCCGGATAGTCGACGTGTGGATGGTGCTGAACCCGGAGAAGCTCACGAGCTGGAACTGA
- a CDS encoding SDR family oxidoreductase codes for MRIAIAGATGTVGRHVVTVAARRGHDVVPLSRSTGQNVITGRGIDEALTGVTAVIDVTSIQSTSADRSREFFRAATSTLLDAARRGTVTHHVALSIVGIDELPLGYYAGKVEQERLVSDATVPHSILRATQFHEFADQILVRGAVGPLTLVPTGLLRPVAALDVAEALVAIAEAPAPADGRHPDLRGPRDEILLDMVRRVARKRNSRKPIVGVSLPGAYWRGMRSGVLRGDASATEGSATFAEWLAREA; via the coding sequence GTGAGGATCGCCATCGCCGGAGCCACCGGAACCGTCGGCCGCCACGTCGTGACCGTGGCCGCCCGCCGCGGTCACGACGTTGTTCCGCTCTCGCGTTCGACCGGGCAGAACGTCATCACGGGCCGCGGAATCGACGAGGCACTCACCGGGGTCACCGCCGTGATCGACGTCACGAGCATCCAGAGCACCTCCGCGGATCGGTCGCGGGAGTTCTTCCGGGCCGCGACCTCCACACTCCTCGACGCCGCGCGCCGCGGTACCGTCACGCACCACGTCGCGCTGTCGATCGTCGGCATCGACGAGCTCCCTCTCGGGTACTACGCGGGGAAAGTCGAGCAGGAGAGACTGGTTTCCGACGCGACCGTGCCGCACAGCATCCTGCGTGCGACGCAGTTCCACGAGTTCGCCGACCAGATCCTGGTGCGCGGCGCGGTCGGCCCGCTCACCCTCGTTCCAACCGGGCTGCTGCGGCCGGTGGCGGCTCTGGATGTCGCGGAAGCACTCGTCGCCATCGCGGAGGCACCCGCCCCCGCCGACGGACGCCACCCCGACCTCCGCGGACCGCGCGACGAGATCCTGCTCGACATGGTGCGGAGGGTGGCCCGGAAGCGGAACTCGCGAAAGCCCATCGTCGGCGTCTCGCTTCCCGGCGCGTACTGGCGCGGGATGCGGAGCGGTGTGCTGCGGGGTGATGCGTCTGCGACGGAGGGTTCCGCGACGTTTGCGGAGTGGCTCGCGCGAGAGGCATGA